One stretch of Calonectris borealis chromosome 5, bCalBor7.hap1.2, whole genome shotgun sequence DNA includes these proteins:
- the ARHGAP11A gene encoding rho GTPase-activating protein 11A isoform X1, whose product MAEQGRRLVRLAVLEELRASYGIKVKSGSCLAVAKQPGAAAAEGKIFGISFHALPQSLVPEYGYIPSFLVDTCEYLEEHLHTEGLFRKSGSLVRLKALKSKLDQGENCLSAALPCDVAGLLKQFFRELPEPILPPHLQEGLFKAQQLGNEKKTATVLLSCLMADRTIEALRYFFNFLRTVSLRSNENRMDSSNLAVIFAPNLLHSNENEKMSASTEKKIRLQAAVVQTLIDHAAEIGQVPGFILEKIPAMLGVDAFQSTPSLWGHEDSENESPSQCKKRRHRSVGDIVSGALNKFKSNRTPSTTPQQDRSVFSSVTPVVLTPSTKRKLPTDCSQGLSSKKRRSFKHSFAFELLPSSIFNSSSTPASVQFEASPCVSLESSQTSLSPSTGGENHLSSTGNRRSKRHASKKLYRAESGKTGCFSPKISRKEMVRRSLRLKFGLGKSSREMNIVSGCAVGNRSENIGRRLASQQGLENRVEYAKRDVLFSPCVNEKFPKKGSKNVSKSEENLLTPKCHNKVVHRMSWNSPTVTDSHVISRNEGILPGHPATGIGSSESLSIFGKPPVVPDEFKSTTVSKQDKSLELLLCEEESNSTAETLLKVKQAFSASGSNLHNLIGDRKSSFSDVAGETLNETLCLTELSPEKELLAEEVSENLANTKSRVLLHQFNQSYAIDKQQSKKDEIQVLEKRNFKTSIEIELEVPKPDIKNVTELPVPQVLAREDKLTVQNRSSKDDLNKLDSFGRKEEIELTHSQIAENCMVKCCNLEEDTTKLPVAGELPTLQLPKSQKEVGNQYLQAENSDKTLTEISTISDHGKVSDHIQWFNKLSLNDPSSASKTKPPLKFQRTPVRQSVRRMNSLLEANRRSVSSQLLKADVGSPLVKSLSYDSALVSCTEKPSKNSVALPLRNERTYDQVSISHKQLDLTSKSCCRPLNPSDKPDVSVRTGIHEQVRPSKSVLEDLTNHETVKSSLKANANINIPGAAPEKSTITRSAPGKERVRYRGSPKNPISKVKLLPTAKPVDL is encoded by the exons ATGGCGGAGCAGGGGCGAAGGCTGGTGCGGCTGGCGGTGCTGGAGGAGCTCCGGGCCTCTTACGGGATTAAGGTGAAGAGCGGGAGCTGCCTGGCGGTGGCCAAGCAGCCGGGAGCGGCGGCCGCGGAG ggtaaaatctttgggatATCTTTTCATGCGTTACCACAATCACTTGTGCCAGAATATGGTTATATTCCGAG CTTTCTTGTTGACACTTGTGAATATTTGGAAGAACACCTTCATACCGAGGGACTCTTCAGAAAGTCTGGATCTCTTGTTCGTTTAAAAGCTTTAAAG AGTAAACTGGATCAAGGTGAAAACTGCCTCTCAGCTGCACTGCCATGTGATGTTGCAGGGCTTCTTAAACAGTTCTTTAGAGAGCTGCCAGAACCCATCCTTCCACCTCACCTGCAGGAAGGCCTTTTCAAAGCTCAGCAGCtaggaaatgagaagaaaactgCAACTGTGTTGCTGTCGTGTTTGATGGCTGATAGAACAATTGAAGCTTTGAGATACTTCTTCAACTTTCTGAGAACTGTGTCCCTAAG ATCCAATGAAAACAGAATGGATAGCAGTAATCTGGCAGTGATTTTTGCTCCCAACCTCTTGCACtcgaatgaaaatgaaaagatgtcagccagtacagaaaaaaaaattcgcTTGCAAGCTGCTGTTGTGCAAACACTTATTGACCACGCAGCAGAAATCG GACAAGTACCAGGATTTATCTTGGAAAAGATTCCTGCGATGTTAGGTGTTGATGCCTTTCAATCTACTCCCTCACTGTGGGGCCACGAAGACAGTGAAAATGAATCTCCCAGTCAATGTAAGAAGAGGAGGCACCGAAGTGTTGGGG ATATTGTTAGTGGAGCATTGAATAAATTTAAATCTAACAGAACACCCTCCACTACACCTCAACAAGACAGAAGCG ttttttCATCGGTGACTCCAGTGGTTCTTACTCCAAGTACCAAGCGTAAACTTCCAACTGATTGCTCTCAGGGCTTGTCCAGCAAGAAGAGACGATCTTTCAAGCATAGTTTTGCTTTTGAGTTGTTACCAAGCAGCATTTTTAACAGCAGCTCAACACCAGCATCAG TTCAGTTTGAAGCAAGCCCTTGTGTGTCTCTTGAGTCATCCCAAACCTCACTGTCTCCTTCAACTGGTGGTGAAAATCATCTGTCTAGTACAGGGAACAGAAGAAGTAAAAGACATGCAAGCAAAAAATTATACAG GGCCGAATCAGGAAAGACaggttgtttttctccaaagattaGCCGAAAAGAAATGGTTCGTAGGTCGTTACGCTTGAAGTTTGGtttggggaaaagcagcagagaaatg aatATTGTATCAGGATGTGCGGTTGGTAATAGATCTGAAAATATTGGAAGGCGTCTTGCAAGTCAACAAGGTTTGGAAAACAGAGTTGAATATGCAAAAAGAGATGTACTCTTCAGCCCATGTGTCAATGAAAAATTCCCTAAGAAAG GTTCAAAGAATGTGAGCAAGTCAGAAGAAAACTTGCTAACTCCAAAATGTCACAATAAAGTAGTTCACCGAATGTCATGGAATAGTCCTACTGTTACAGATTCTCACGTGATCAGCAGGAATGAGGGAATTCTCCCAGGACACCCTGCAACGGGAATCGGTTCTTCAGAATCTCTTTCGATATTTGGAAAGCCACCAGTTGTTCCAGATGAATTCAAATCCACAACTGTAAGCAAACAAGACAAGAGCTTAGAACTTTTGCTTTGTGAAGAGGAAAGTAACTCAACTGCAGAAACATTACTGAAAGTTAAGCAAGCCTTCTCTGCATCTGGAAGTAATCTTCACAATTTAATAGGTGATAGAAAATCTTCCTTCTCAGATGTAGCAGGTGAAACATTAAATGAAACTCTGTGTCTCACAGAGCTCAGTCCAGAGAAAGAATTGTTAGCTGAAGAAGTTTCTGAAAATCTAGCAAATACAAAATCCAGAGTACTGTTGCACCAATTTAATCAATCTTATGCTATTGATAAACAGCAatcaaaaaaagatgaaattcaagttttggagaaaagaaacttcaaaacTTCTATTGAGATTGAACTTGAGGTCCCAAAACCAGATataaaaaatgtaacagaactTCCTGTGCCTCAAGTACTGGCTAGGGAAGACAAGTTGACTGTTCAGAACAGGTCATCAAAAGATGACTTAAACAAACTAGATTCCTtcggaagaaaagaggaaatagaaTTAACACACTCGCAAATAGCTGAAAACTGTATGGTAAAATGCTGTAATTTGGAAGAAGATACCACTAAACTTCCTGTGGCAGGAGAGCTTCCTACTTTGCAGTTGCCTAAATCACAAAAAGAAGTAGGCAACCAATACTTGCAAGCAGAAAATTCTGATAAAACTTTAACTGAAATATCAACTATTTCTGACCATGGAAAGGTTTCTGACCACATACAATGGTTCAACAAGCTTTCATTAAATGATCCAAGTTCTGCAAGCAAAACTAAACCACCTCTTAAGTTTCAACGTACTCCTGTTCGACAGTCTGTAAGAAGAATGAATTCCTTATTGGAAGCTAACAGACGATCTGTAAGCTCTCAGCTGCTTAAAGCTGATGTTGGTTCACCCCTTGTTAAATCTTTGAGCTATGATTCTGCACTGGTCTCCTGCACAGAAAAGCCCTCAAAGAATTCTGTAGCTTTGCCACTCAGGAATGAAAGAACATATGACCAAGTTTCTATATCTCATAAGCAGCTAGACTTAACATCCAAATCGTGTTGCAGGCCATTAAATCCATCAGACAAGCCTGATGTTTCTGTCAGAACTGGAATCCACGAACAGGTTCGTCCATCAAAGTCTGTTCTAGAAGATCTAACCAATCATGAAACAGTGAAATCCAGTTTAAAAGctaatgcaaatataaatattccAGGTGCTGCCCCAGAAAAATCTACGATCACAAGAAGTgctccaggaaaagaaagagttcGTTATAGAGGCTCTCCAAAGAATCCTATATCTAAAGTGAAACTGCTACCAACTGCAAAACCAGTAGACTTGTAA
- the ARHGAP11A gene encoding rho GTPase-activating protein 11A isoform X2, with amino-acid sequence MAEQGRRLVRLAVLEELRASYGIKVKSGSCLAVAKQPGAAAAEGKIFGISFHALPQSLVPEYGYIPSFLVDTCEYLEEHLHTEGLFRKSGSLVRLKALKSKLDQGENCLSAALPCDVAGLLKQFFRELPEPILPPHLQEGLFKAQQLGNEKKTATVLLSCLMADRTIEALRYFFNFLRTVSLRSNENRMDSSNLAVIFAPNLLHSNENEKMSASTEKKIRLQAAVVQTLIDHAAEIGQVPGFILEKIPAMLGVDAFQSTPSLWGHEDSENESPSQCKKRRHRSVGVFSSVTPVVLTPSTKRKLPTDCSQGLSSKKRRSFKHSFAFELLPSSIFNSSSTPASVQFEASPCVSLESSQTSLSPSTGGENHLSSTGNRRSKRHASKKLYRAESGKTGCFSPKISRKEMVRRSLRLKFGLGKSSREMNIVSGCAVGNRSENIGRRLASQQGLENRVEYAKRDVLFSPCVNEKFPKKGSKNVSKSEENLLTPKCHNKVVHRMSWNSPTVTDSHVISRNEGILPGHPATGIGSSESLSIFGKPPVVPDEFKSTTVSKQDKSLELLLCEEESNSTAETLLKVKQAFSASGSNLHNLIGDRKSSFSDVAGETLNETLCLTELSPEKELLAEEVSENLANTKSRVLLHQFNQSYAIDKQQSKKDEIQVLEKRNFKTSIEIELEVPKPDIKNVTELPVPQVLAREDKLTVQNRSSKDDLNKLDSFGRKEEIELTHSQIAENCMVKCCNLEEDTTKLPVAGELPTLQLPKSQKEVGNQYLQAENSDKTLTEISTISDHGKVSDHIQWFNKLSLNDPSSASKTKPPLKFQRTPVRQSVRRMNSLLEANRRSVSSQLLKADVGSPLVKSLSYDSALVSCTEKPSKNSVALPLRNERTYDQVSISHKQLDLTSKSCCRPLNPSDKPDVSVRTGIHEQVRPSKSVLEDLTNHETVKSSLKANANINIPGAAPEKSTITRSAPGKERVRYRGSPKNPISKVKLLPTAKPVDL; translated from the exons ATGGCGGAGCAGGGGCGAAGGCTGGTGCGGCTGGCGGTGCTGGAGGAGCTCCGGGCCTCTTACGGGATTAAGGTGAAGAGCGGGAGCTGCCTGGCGGTGGCCAAGCAGCCGGGAGCGGCGGCCGCGGAG ggtaaaatctttgggatATCTTTTCATGCGTTACCACAATCACTTGTGCCAGAATATGGTTATATTCCGAG CTTTCTTGTTGACACTTGTGAATATTTGGAAGAACACCTTCATACCGAGGGACTCTTCAGAAAGTCTGGATCTCTTGTTCGTTTAAAAGCTTTAAAG AGTAAACTGGATCAAGGTGAAAACTGCCTCTCAGCTGCACTGCCATGTGATGTTGCAGGGCTTCTTAAACAGTTCTTTAGAGAGCTGCCAGAACCCATCCTTCCACCTCACCTGCAGGAAGGCCTTTTCAAAGCTCAGCAGCtaggaaatgagaagaaaactgCAACTGTGTTGCTGTCGTGTTTGATGGCTGATAGAACAATTGAAGCTTTGAGATACTTCTTCAACTTTCTGAGAACTGTGTCCCTAAG ATCCAATGAAAACAGAATGGATAGCAGTAATCTGGCAGTGATTTTTGCTCCCAACCTCTTGCACtcgaatgaaaatgaaaagatgtcagccagtacagaaaaaaaaattcgcTTGCAAGCTGCTGTTGTGCAAACACTTATTGACCACGCAGCAGAAATCG GACAAGTACCAGGATTTATCTTGGAAAAGATTCCTGCGATGTTAGGTGTTGATGCCTTTCAATCTACTCCCTCACTGTGGGGCCACGAAGACAGTGAAAATGAATCTCCCAGTCAATGTAAGAAGAGGAGGCACCGAAGTGTTGGGG ttttttCATCGGTGACTCCAGTGGTTCTTACTCCAAGTACCAAGCGTAAACTTCCAACTGATTGCTCTCAGGGCTTGTCCAGCAAGAAGAGACGATCTTTCAAGCATAGTTTTGCTTTTGAGTTGTTACCAAGCAGCATTTTTAACAGCAGCTCAACACCAGCATCAG TTCAGTTTGAAGCAAGCCCTTGTGTGTCTCTTGAGTCATCCCAAACCTCACTGTCTCCTTCAACTGGTGGTGAAAATCATCTGTCTAGTACAGGGAACAGAAGAAGTAAAAGACATGCAAGCAAAAAATTATACAG GGCCGAATCAGGAAAGACaggttgtttttctccaaagattaGCCGAAAAGAAATGGTTCGTAGGTCGTTACGCTTGAAGTTTGGtttggggaaaagcagcagagaaatg aatATTGTATCAGGATGTGCGGTTGGTAATAGATCTGAAAATATTGGAAGGCGTCTTGCAAGTCAACAAGGTTTGGAAAACAGAGTTGAATATGCAAAAAGAGATGTACTCTTCAGCCCATGTGTCAATGAAAAATTCCCTAAGAAAG GTTCAAAGAATGTGAGCAAGTCAGAAGAAAACTTGCTAACTCCAAAATGTCACAATAAAGTAGTTCACCGAATGTCATGGAATAGTCCTACTGTTACAGATTCTCACGTGATCAGCAGGAATGAGGGAATTCTCCCAGGACACCCTGCAACGGGAATCGGTTCTTCAGAATCTCTTTCGATATTTGGAAAGCCACCAGTTGTTCCAGATGAATTCAAATCCACAACTGTAAGCAAACAAGACAAGAGCTTAGAACTTTTGCTTTGTGAAGAGGAAAGTAACTCAACTGCAGAAACATTACTGAAAGTTAAGCAAGCCTTCTCTGCATCTGGAAGTAATCTTCACAATTTAATAGGTGATAGAAAATCTTCCTTCTCAGATGTAGCAGGTGAAACATTAAATGAAACTCTGTGTCTCACAGAGCTCAGTCCAGAGAAAGAATTGTTAGCTGAAGAAGTTTCTGAAAATCTAGCAAATACAAAATCCAGAGTACTGTTGCACCAATTTAATCAATCTTATGCTATTGATAAACAGCAatcaaaaaaagatgaaattcaagttttggagaaaagaaacttcaaaacTTCTATTGAGATTGAACTTGAGGTCCCAAAACCAGATataaaaaatgtaacagaactTCCTGTGCCTCAAGTACTGGCTAGGGAAGACAAGTTGACTGTTCAGAACAGGTCATCAAAAGATGACTTAAACAAACTAGATTCCTtcggaagaaaagaggaaatagaaTTAACACACTCGCAAATAGCTGAAAACTGTATGGTAAAATGCTGTAATTTGGAAGAAGATACCACTAAACTTCCTGTGGCAGGAGAGCTTCCTACTTTGCAGTTGCCTAAATCACAAAAAGAAGTAGGCAACCAATACTTGCAAGCAGAAAATTCTGATAAAACTTTAACTGAAATATCAACTATTTCTGACCATGGAAAGGTTTCTGACCACATACAATGGTTCAACAAGCTTTCATTAAATGATCCAAGTTCTGCAAGCAAAACTAAACCACCTCTTAAGTTTCAACGTACTCCTGTTCGACAGTCTGTAAGAAGAATGAATTCCTTATTGGAAGCTAACAGACGATCTGTAAGCTCTCAGCTGCTTAAAGCTGATGTTGGTTCACCCCTTGTTAAATCTTTGAGCTATGATTCTGCACTGGTCTCCTGCACAGAAAAGCCCTCAAAGAATTCTGTAGCTTTGCCACTCAGGAATGAAAGAACATATGACCAAGTTTCTATATCTCATAAGCAGCTAGACTTAACATCCAAATCGTGTTGCAGGCCATTAAATCCATCAGACAAGCCTGATGTTTCTGTCAGAACTGGAATCCACGAACAGGTTCGTCCATCAAAGTCTGTTCTAGAAGATCTAACCAATCATGAAACAGTGAAATCCAGTTTAAAAGctaatgcaaatataaatattccAGGTGCTGCCCCAGAAAAATCTACGATCACAAGAAGTgctccaggaaaagaaagagttcGTTATAGAGGCTCTCCAAAGAATCCTATATCTAAAGTGAAACTGCTACCAACTGCAAAACCAGTAGACTTGTAA